The following proteins are encoded in a genomic region of Catellatospora sp. TT07R-123:
- a CDS encoding DUF4191 domain-containing protein: MAKAEEKVSFFQRLKQIGMVFSFTAKQDRWFVPLVAAASLIPLAVAITAVLLGAGWMWLPIGILFALLAVLIVLNLRSNTAMMNMMEGQPGAAGQLVEQMRGDWRVKQAVSATAQMDVVHLVIGKPGIILLAEGAPQRVKPLLGEQKRRLAKVIGDTPLYDYIIGTEEGQLSIRKLRTTLLRLPPRLKGKDINALDRALTALTARPQMPKGGLPKEFRPKMPRGRMR, encoded by the coding sequence ATGGCAAAGGCCGAAGAAAAGGTCTCCTTCTTCCAGCGGTTGAAGCAGATCGGCATGGTGTTCTCGTTCACCGCCAAGCAGGACCGCTGGTTCGTGCCGCTGGTCGCGGCCGCCTCGCTGATCCCGCTGGCCGTGGCGATCACCGCCGTGCTGCTCGGCGCCGGCTGGATGTGGCTCCCCATCGGCATCCTGTTCGCGCTGCTCGCGGTGCTCATCGTGCTCAACCTGCGGTCCAACACCGCGATGATGAACATGATGGAGGGCCAGCCGGGCGCGGCGGGCCAGCTCGTCGAGCAGATGCGCGGTGACTGGCGGGTCAAGCAGGCCGTCAGCGCCACCGCGCAGATGGACGTGGTGCACCTGGTGATCGGCAAGCCCGGCATCATCCTGCTGGCCGAGGGCGCCCCGCAGCGGGTCAAGCCGCTGCTCGGCGAGCAGAAGCGCCGCCTGGCCAAGGTCATCGGCGACACCCCGCTGTACGACTACATCATCGGCACCGAAGAGGGCCAGCTGAGCATCCGCAAGCTGCGTACCACGCTGCTGCGCCTGCCTCCCCGCCTGAAGGGCAAGGACATCAACGCCCTGGACCGCGCGCTGACCGCGCTGACGGCCCGCCCACAGATGCCCAAGGGCGGCCTCCCCAAGGAGTTCCGCCCCAAGATGCCCCGCGGCCGCATGCGCTGA
- a CDS encoding RDD family protein, translated as MTDASLPAVPSLARRFGALLLDWMLCVLVAGLFARPMVDAWAPVVVLIAEYTFFVGLFGQTPGMRLAKITCLGEQTGQPVGLLRGAVRGILLALVLPALPLDAERRGLHDRITGTLIRPAV; from the coding sequence GTGACAGACGCCTCGCTACCTGCTGTTCCCTCGCTGGCCAGGCGGTTCGGCGCCCTGCTGCTCGACTGGATGCTGTGTGTCCTCGTCGCCGGGTTGTTCGCCCGTCCGATGGTGGACGCCTGGGCCCCGGTTGTCGTGCTCATCGCCGAATACACCTTCTTCGTCGGCCTGTTCGGCCAGACGCCCGGCATGCGCCTGGCGAAGATTACCTGCCTGGGTGAGCAGACGGGTCAGCCGGTCGGCCTACTTCGCGGTGCCGTCCGCGGCATCCTGCTCGCGCTGGTCCTGCCGGCCCTGCCGCTGGACGCCGAGCGCCGCGGCCTGCACGACCGCATCACCGGCACCCTGATCCGCCCCGCAGTCTGA
- the aspS gene encoding aspartate--tRNA(Asn) ligase — MQRILSAELPAHVGARITIAGWIHRRRLLKSVAFLIVRDAAGLSQAVIAEPGLRELVETLPEETVVAVEGTVTANPAAPGGVELTEVGVRLLGEPAQAPPFDLYRPVLTAGLPSQLDHAPVSLRHPSRSRGLRVAAAATGGFRRTLDSLGFTEIHTPKITATATESGANVFAIDYFGRPAYLAQSPQFYKQMMVGVFERVYEVGPVFRAEPSDTTRHLAQYTSLDAELGFVGDHRDVMAVLREVVAGMVGRVGELGFELNLPEVPAEIPALHFSEALKIAGAPEDEPDLAPAHERAIGDWAVREHGSEFVFVTGYPMVKRPFYTHPEPGDPRWSNSFDLLFRGLEMVTGGQRLHRYSDYVAALAAHGESPAAYESYLQAFRHGMPPHGGFAIGLERFTARITGAPNIREVTAFPRDLNRVTP, encoded by the coding sequence ATGCAACGCATCCTTTCCGCTGAGCTGCCCGCGCACGTGGGCGCACGGATCACCATCGCCGGCTGGATCCATCGCCGCCGGCTGCTCAAATCGGTCGCCTTCCTGATCGTGCGCGACGCCGCAGGACTGAGCCAGGCCGTCATCGCCGAACCCGGGCTGCGCGAGCTGGTCGAGACGCTGCCCGAGGAGACCGTCGTCGCCGTCGAGGGCACGGTGACCGCCAACCCGGCGGCTCCCGGCGGGGTCGAGCTCACCGAGGTGGGCGTACGGCTGCTCGGCGAGCCCGCGCAGGCGCCGCCGTTCGACCTGTACCGGCCGGTGCTGACCGCGGGCCTGCCCAGTCAGCTCGACCACGCGCCGGTGTCGCTGCGCCACCCGTCCCGCTCGCGCGGGCTGCGGGTCGCCGCCGCCGCCACGGGCGGGTTCCGCCGGACGCTGGACTCCCTCGGCTTCACCGAGATCCACACGCCGAAGATCACCGCGACCGCGACCGAGTCCGGCGCCAACGTCTTCGCGATCGACTACTTCGGCCGCCCGGCCTACCTGGCCCAGTCGCCGCAGTTCTACAAGCAGATGATGGTCGGCGTCTTCGAGCGGGTGTACGAGGTAGGGCCGGTGTTCCGGGCCGAGCCCAGCGACACCACGCGGCACCTGGCCCAGTACACGTCGCTCGACGCGGAGCTGGGGTTCGTCGGCGACCACCGGGACGTGATGGCGGTGCTGCGCGAGGTGGTGGCCGGGATGGTCGGCCGCGTCGGCGAGCTGGGCTTCGAGCTGAACCTGCCCGAGGTCCCGGCCGAGATCCCGGCCCTGCACTTCAGTGAGGCGCTGAAGATCGCGGGCGCGCCGGAGGACGAGCCGGACCTGGCGCCCGCGCACGAGCGGGCGATCGGGGACTGGGCGGTGCGCGAGCACGGCAGCGAGTTCGTGTTCGTCACCGGGTATCCGATGGTCAAGCGGCCGTTCTACACCCACCCCGAACCGGGCGACCCGCGCTGGTCCAACAGCTTCGACCTGCTGTTCCGGGGTCTGGAGATGGTGACCGGCGGTCAGCGGCTGCACCGGTACAGCGACTATGTCGCGGCGCTGGCGGCGCACGGCGAGAGCCCGGCGGCGTACGAGTCGTACCTCCAGGCATTCCGGCACGGCATGCCTCCGCACGGCGGCTTCGCCATCGGGCTGGAGCGCTTCACGGCGCGCATCACCGGCGCCCCCAACATCCGCGAGGTCACCGCCTTCCCGCGCGACCTCAACCGCGTCACGCCCTGA
- a CDS encoding MMPL family transporter, with amino-acid sequence MGSLAQKVSEVQKNDNASFLPESAEATSVLDLAQKFAGIEAVPAQLIYGRSTGLTAADEVTIADQLRAIKAELGAHLVDVPLMPERSTDGKSMQVTVLFSETDAQKNVEYVEWIRDHTGTADGLEAHVGGLGGILTDMMAVFGSIDGLLLGVTVGIIAVILLIVYRSPILPVVVLVGAGLAFALANGVVYLLARNDVITVSGQSQAILDVLVLGSATDYAMLLVSRFREELRRTESRYDAMRVALRASFEPILASGATVILGLLCLLVSDLASNKGLGPVGAIGIASSLLVSLTLLPAILVLLGRVAFWPVRPRFGSAPAEERGIWAKVSALVGRRARLVWIATAFLLLAGVAGLTQLKADGIPQTEGFTGHQDSVAAQELTNAHFPGGTGSPAEIVVRADKLDQALAVVRQTAGVAEAHVYTGPFPIPGAPPKVVDGLVRIDATLADAADSPAATAAVQRLRDGVHAIEGADAKVGGFTAINMDVQHTSQRDRNVIIPLVLGVIFLILMVLLRSIVAPLLLIATVVLSYLATLGISGFVFTDILDFPGADSSYPLFAFVFLVALGVDYNIFLMTRVREEAGKIGHQAGTLKGLAVTGGVITSAGVVLAATFAALAVLPLVFVVEIAFAVAFGVLLDTLLVRSLLVPALTVDLGRVVWWPGNLWRQSR; translated from the coding sequence ATGGGCAGCCTGGCCCAGAAGGTCAGCGAGGTGCAGAAGAACGACAACGCCTCGTTCCTGCCCGAGAGCGCCGAGGCCACGTCCGTGCTCGACCTGGCCCAGAAGTTCGCCGGGATCGAGGCCGTGCCCGCGCAGCTGATCTACGGCCGGAGCACCGGCCTCACCGCGGCCGACGAGGTGACGATCGCCGACCAGCTCCGTGCGATCAAGGCGGAGCTCGGCGCGCACCTCGTCGACGTCCCGCTGATGCCCGAGCGTTCGACCGACGGCAAGTCGATGCAGGTCACCGTGCTGTTCTCGGAGACCGACGCGCAGAAGAACGTCGAGTACGTCGAGTGGATCCGCGACCACACCGGCACCGCCGACGGCCTGGAGGCGCACGTCGGCGGCCTGGGCGGCATCCTCACCGACATGATGGCCGTCTTCGGTTCCATCGACGGGCTGCTGCTCGGCGTCACCGTCGGCATCATCGCGGTCATCCTGCTGATCGTGTACCGCAGCCCGATCCTGCCCGTGGTCGTGCTGGTCGGCGCCGGGCTGGCGTTCGCCCTGGCCAACGGCGTGGTCTACCTGCTGGCCAGGAACGACGTCATCACCGTCTCCGGCCAGAGCCAGGCCATCCTGGACGTGCTCGTGCTGGGCTCCGCCACCGACTACGCGATGCTGCTGGTCTCCCGCTTCCGCGAGGAGCTGCGCCGCACCGAGAGCCGGTATGACGCGATGCGGGTCGCCCTGCGCGCCTCGTTCGAGCCGATCCTGGCCAGCGGCGCCACCGTCATCCTCGGCCTGCTGTGCCTGCTCGTGTCCGACCTCGCCTCCAACAAGGGCCTGGGCCCGGTCGGGGCCATCGGCATCGCCAGCAGCCTGCTCGTCTCGCTGACCCTGCTGCCCGCCATCCTGGTCCTGCTCGGCCGGGTCGCCTTCTGGCCGGTGCGCCCCAGGTTCGGCTCCGCCCCCGCCGAGGAGCGCGGCATCTGGGCGAAGGTCTCCGCCCTGGTCGGGCGCCGCGCCCGGCTGGTCTGGATCGCCACCGCGTTCCTGCTGCTGGCTGGCGTGGCCGGGCTGACCCAGCTCAAGGCCGACGGCATCCCGCAGACCGAGGGCTTCACCGGCCACCAGGACTCCGTCGCCGCCCAGGAGCTGACCAACGCGCACTTCCCCGGCGGCACCGGCAGCCCCGCCGAGATCGTCGTCCGGGCCGACAAACTGGACCAGGCCCTGGCGGTGGTACGGCAGACCGCCGGCGTCGCCGAGGCGCACGTCTACACCGGCCCGTTCCCGATCCCGGGCGCGCCGCCCAAGGTGGTCGACGGGCTGGTCCGCATCGACGCCACGCTGGCCGACGCGGCCGACTCGCCCGCCGCCACCGCGGCCGTCCAGCGGCTGCGCGACGGCGTGCACGCGATCGAGGGCGCCGACGCCAAGGTCGGCGGGTTCACCGCGATCAACATGGACGTCCAGCACACCTCGCAGCGCGACCGCAACGTGATCATCCCGCTGGTGCTGGGCGTGATCTTCCTGATCCTGATGGTGCTGCTGCGCTCGATCGTGGCACCGCTGCTGCTCATCGCCACGGTCGTGCTGTCGTACCTGGCGACGCTGGGCATCTCCGGGTTCGTGTTCACCGACATCCTGGACTTCCCGGGCGCCGACTCGTCGTACCCGCTGTTCGCGTTCGTGTTCCTGGTGGCGCTCGGCGTCGACTACAACATCTTCCTGATGACGCGGGTCCGCGAGGAGGCCGGGAAGATCGGCCACCAGGCGGGCACGCTCAAGGGCCTGGCGGTGACCGGCGGCGTGATCACCTCGGCGGGCGTGGTGCTGGCGGCGACGTTCGCGGCCCTGGCCGTGCTCCCGCTCGTGTTCGTGGTCGAGATCGCGTTCGCGGTGGCGTTCGGCGTGCTGCTGGACACGCTGCTGGTGCGGTCGCTGCTGGTCCCGGCGCTGACCGTGGACCTCGGCCGAGTGGTGTGGTGGCCGGGCAACCTCTGGCGCCAGTCCCGCTGA
- a CDS encoding helix-turn-helix domain-containing protein: protein MRRITDPQVLKGLAQPIRQKLYRLLVQLGPSTGATLSKRLGTDPGQTSYHLRELARHGFVEDVPELARDRRERWWRAVPGSTGWAHVDFPTPEGQAVAAAAKAQVVIDEFERVRAYERGRDTWSPQWQAAATSSDSFLRLTPDELGELTAELHEVLVRWAGRGRERAAAPDPDPDREHVFLFFHAFPERP, encoded by the coding sequence ATGCGACGCATCACCGATCCGCAGGTGCTCAAGGGGCTCGCCCAGCCGATCCGGCAGAAGCTGTACCGGCTGCTCGTGCAGCTCGGGCCGTCGACCGGCGCGACCCTGTCCAAGCGGCTGGGGACCGATCCCGGGCAGACCAGCTACCACCTGCGCGAGCTGGCCCGGCACGGCTTCGTCGAGGACGTGCCCGAGCTGGCCCGCGACCGCCGCGAGCGCTGGTGGCGCGCCGTGCCCGGCTCCACCGGCTGGGCCCACGTCGACTTCCCCACCCCGGAGGGCCAGGCCGTCGCCGCGGCGGCCAAGGCCCAGGTCGTCATCGACGAGTTCGAGCGGGTGCGCGCGTACGAGCGCGGCCGCGACACCTGGAGCCCCCAGTGGCAGGCCGCCGCGACCAGCAGCGACTCGTTCCTCCGGCTCACCCCGGACGAGTTGGGCGAGCTGACCGCCGAACTGCACGAGGTGCTCGTGCGCTGGGCCGGCCGCGGCCGCGAACGTGCCGCCGCCCCGGACCCGGACCCCGACCGCGAGCACGTCTTCCTCTTCTTCCACGCCTTCCCCGAGCGTCCCTGA
- a CDS encoding holin: MYLLNKQFWIGTMERAIKTFVQALIAAFGVGSVSGAIGADVTAIEWRGALSLAVSAALLSVLMSVGSGPIGAPNSPSLVSLAAPVLGASPAAVALATATATAPAPAAPAPAAPAAPAPAAAAPAAAAPAAAAAAPAAPAASSAASAPTA; encoded by the coding sequence ATGTACCTGCTCAACAAGCAGTTCTGGATCGGCACCATGGAGCGTGCGATCAAGACCTTCGTCCAGGCGCTGATCGCGGCGTTCGGCGTCGGGTCGGTCAGCGGCGCCATCGGCGCCGACGTCACCGCCATCGAGTGGCGCGGGGCGCTGTCGCTGGCGGTCAGCGCGGCCCTGCTGTCGGTGCTGATGTCGGTCGGATCGGGCCCGATCGGCGCCCCGAACAGCCCCAGCCTGGTATCGCTGGCCGCCCCGGTCCTCGGCGCCTCCCCGGCCGCCGTCGCCCTGGCCACCGCCACCGCCACCGCCCCCGCTCCGGCCGCCCCCGCGCCCGCCGCCCCCGCCGCCCCGGCTCCGGCCGCTGCTGCTCCGGCCGCTGCTGCTCCGGCCGCTGCTGCGGCGGCCCCGGCTGCGCCCGCTGCCTCCTCCGCCGCGTCGGCGCCGACGGCCTGA
- the lipB gene encoding lipoyl(octanoyl) transferase LipB, which produces MTSTAIPTLAVRRAGTVDYLTAWDEQRRLHEGVVAGTEPDTVLLLEHPSVYTAGKLTEPWERPFDGTPVVDVDRGGKITWHGPGQIVGYPIVKLPVIRGGLADVVAHVRRTEQMLIDVCTELGLATERVKGRSGVWVRADERGPDRKVAAIGIRVARGVSLHGFALNCNPDLTWYDRIVPCGIKDASVTSLTAELGRDVTVDEVLPIVEHHLPAILG; this is translated from the coding sequence GTGACCAGCACTGCGATCCCCACGCTCGCCGTACGCCGCGCGGGCACCGTCGACTACCTGACCGCCTGGGACGAGCAGCGCCGCCTGCACGAGGGCGTCGTGGCGGGCACCGAGCCCGACACCGTGCTGCTGCTGGAGCACCCGAGCGTCTACACCGCCGGCAAGCTCACCGAACCCTGGGAACGACCGTTCGACGGCACCCCGGTCGTCGACGTCGACCGCGGCGGCAAGATCACCTGGCACGGGCCGGGCCAGATCGTCGGGTACCCCATCGTCAAGCTGCCCGTCATCCGCGGCGGCCTGGCCGACGTCGTGGCGCACGTACGCCGGACCGAGCAGATGCTCATCGACGTCTGCACCGAACTCGGCCTGGCCACCGAGCGGGTCAAGGGCCGGTCCGGGGTGTGGGTGCGCGCCGACGAGCGCGGCCCCGACCGCAAGGTCGCCGCGATCGGCATCCGCGTCGCGCGCGGCGTCAGCCTCCACGGCTTCGCCCTCAACTGCAACCCCGACCTGACCTGGTACGACCGCATCGTCCCGTGCGGCATCAAGGACGCCTCGGTGACCTCGCTGACGGCCGAACTCGGCCGCGACGTGACGGTCGACGAGGTCCTCCCCATCGTCGAACACCACCTCCCCGCCATCCTCGGCTGA
- a CDS encoding MFS transporter: protein MTTATLAPAPATTPARPAHREPAYLRYVTGQAVSVLGDQVWYVALSYTAVQLADPATAGAVLAVSSVPRLLLLLFGGAFVDRYGPRRLMIGSDLARGAIALTTAAIALAQPSITLLVLVALAFGVADALFLPAAGTMPPRLLAPAQLTGGLALSGLAARLALTLGAPLGGLLLPLGGLPLACLVNAATFAVSVFALWSVRPAPAPAAAARTPLAASIRDGLRHLAGHPVLRSTLGVSLLVNVGFVGPMNVGLALVADDRGWGAGGIGAMLAGFGAGAAVGSLAMLRVRPKRRLGPVLAAAAALQGAAVFSVALAPAAGWAVAATTVVGLTSGPLGVLLSALVQGHTADTHRGRIASVNTLASLGVTPLAIAAVGAAAGTFGTVATFAGSASLELVAAALCVAVPALRGATLTGAAA, encoded by the coding sequence ATGACCACCGCCACCCTCGCCCCCGCCCCGGCCACCACCCCGGCCCGCCCCGCCCACCGCGAACCCGCCTACCTGCGCTACGTCACGGGTCAGGCCGTCTCCGTCCTCGGCGACCAGGTCTGGTACGTCGCGCTGTCGTACACCGCCGTCCAGCTCGCCGACCCGGCCACCGCCGGTGCCGTCCTGGCCGTCTCCTCGGTGCCGCGGCTGTTGCTGCTGCTGTTCGGCGGCGCGTTCGTCGACCGGTACGGCCCCCGCCGCCTCATGATCGGCAGCGACCTGGCCCGGGGCGCGATCGCGCTGACCACCGCCGCCATCGCGCTCGCCCAGCCGAGCATCACCCTGCTGGTGCTGGTCGCGCTGGCGTTCGGCGTCGCCGACGCGCTGTTCCTGCCCGCCGCGGGCACGATGCCGCCGCGCCTGCTCGCCCCGGCGCAGCTCACCGGCGGGCTGGCCCTGTCCGGCCTGGCCGCGCGCCTGGCGCTCACGCTGGGCGCCCCGCTGGGCGGCCTGCTGCTGCCGCTCGGCGGCCTGCCGCTGGCCTGCCTGGTCAACGCGGCCACCTTCGCCGTATCGGTGTTCGCGCTCTGGTCGGTGCGCCCCGCGCCCGCCCCGGCCGCCGCCGCCCGTACACCGCTGGCCGCCTCGATCCGCGACGGCCTGCGGCACCTGGCGGGCCACCCGGTCCTGCGCAGCACGCTCGGGGTGTCCCTGCTGGTCAACGTGGGCTTCGTCGGACCGATGAACGTCGGCCTGGCCCTGGTCGCCGACGACCGGGGCTGGGGCGCAGGCGGCATCGGGGCCATGCTCGCCGGATTCGGCGCCGGCGCCGCGGTGGGCAGCCTGGCCATGCTGCGGGTACGCCCGAAGCGCCGCCTCGGCCCGGTCCTGGCCGCCGCCGCGGCCCTACAGGGGGCTGCGGTGTTCTCCGTCGCGCTGGCCCCGGCGGCGGGGTGGGCGGTGGCCGCCACGACCGTCGTCGGGCTGACCAGCGGGCCGCTCGGGGTGCTGCTGTCGGCGCTGGTGCAGGGGCACACGGCCGACACCCACCGGGGGCGGATCGCCAGTGTGAATACGCTGGCCAGCCTGGGGGTCACCCCGCTGGCGATCGCGGCGGTCGGCGCTGCGGCGGGCACGTTCGGGACGGTGGCGACGTTCGCGGGCAGCGCGTCACTGGAGCTGGTGGCGGCGGCCCTGTGCGTCGCGGTCCCCGCCCTGCGGGGCGCCACCCTGACCGGCGCAGCCGCCTGA
- the glnA gene encoding type I glutamate--ammonia ligase, whose product MFANSEELLRYLKDEDVKFVDVRFCDLPGVMQFFTVPVQSFDASVFTDGLAFDGSSIRGFQQIHESDMMLLPDVTTAFIDPFRVQKTLALNFFTHDPFTREAYSRDPRNVAKKAEAYLAASGFADTAYFGAEAEFYIFDSIRYSTQPNQAFYHIDSIEGAWNTGAATNADGSANRGYKPGYKGGYFPVAPTDHYADLRDQMVTNLVNLGYTVERGHHEVGTAGQAEINYKFSTLLASGDQMQLFKYVIKNTAWQAGKTATFMPKPLFGDNGSGMHTHQSLWLGGEPLFYDETGYGGLSDMARWYIGGLLHHAPSLLAFTNPSVNSYRRLVPGFEAPVNLVYSQRNRSACTRIPVTGTNAKAKRIEFRCPDPSSNPYLAFSAMLMAGLDGVRNKIEPPAPIDKDLYDLPPEEVANVTQVPGSLSDVLDSLEKDNDYLQAGGVFTSDLIETWIDYKRSNEIDPVRLRPTPHEFQMYFDC is encoded by the coding sequence GTGTTCGCCAACTCCGAAGAACTGCTTCGGTACCTCAAGGACGAAGACGTCAAGTTCGTCGACGTCCGCTTCTGTGACCTGCCCGGCGTGATGCAGTTCTTCACGGTGCCGGTGCAGTCGTTCGACGCGAGCGTCTTCACTGACGGGCTCGCCTTCGACGGCTCGTCCATCCGTGGTTTCCAGCAGATCCACGAGTCGGACATGATGCTGCTGCCGGACGTGACCACCGCGTTCATCGACCCGTTCCGGGTCCAGAAGACCCTGGCGCTGAACTTCTTCACCCACGACCCGTTCACGCGTGAGGCGTACTCGCGTGACCCGCGCAACGTGGCGAAGAAGGCCGAGGCCTACCTGGCCGCCAGCGGCTTCGCCGACACCGCGTACTTCGGCGCCGAGGCGGAGTTCTACATCTTCGACTCGATCCGCTACTCCACCCAGCCGAACCAGGCGTTCTACCACATCGACTCGATCGAGGGTGCCTGGAACACGGGTGCGGCGACCAACGCCGACGGCTCGGCGAACCGCGGCTACAAGCCCGGCTACAAGGGCGGCTACTTCCCGGTCGCGCCGACCGACCACTACGCGGACCTGCGCGACCAGATGGTGACCAACCTGGTGAACCTCGGCTACACGGTCGAGCGCGGTCACCACGAGGTCGGCACCGCCGGTCAGGCTGAGATCAACTACAAGTTCTCCACGCTGCTCGCCTCCGGCGACCAGATGCAGCTGTTCAAGTACGTCATCAAGAACACCGCCTGGCAGGCCGGCAAGACCGCGACCTTCATGCCGAAGCCGCTGTTCGGCGACAACGGCTCGGGCATGCACACCCACCAGAGCCTCTGGCTGGGCGGCGAGCCGCTGTTCTACGACGAGACCGGCTACGGCGGCCTGTCGGACATGGCCCGCTGGTACATCGGCGGTCTGCTGCACCACGCGCCGTCGCTGCTGGCCTTCACCAACCCGTCGGTCAACTCGTACCGCCGCCTGGTGCCGGGCTTCGAGGCGCCGGTCAACCTGGTGTACTCGCAGCGCAACCGCTCCGCCTGCACCCGTATCCCGGTGACCGGCACGAACGCGAAGGCCAAGCGCATCGAGTTCCGCTGCCCGGACCCGTCGTCGAACCCGTACCTGGCGTTCTCGGCGATGCTGATGGCCGGTCTCGACGGTGTCCGCAACAAGATCGAGCCCCCGGCTCCGATCGACAAGGACCTCTACGACCTGCCGCCGGAGGAGGTCGCGAACGTCACCCAGGTGCCGGGCTCGCTGTCCGACGTGCTCGACTCGCTCGAGAAGGACAACGACTACCTGCAGGCTGGTGGCGTGTTCACCAGCGACCTGATCGAGACCTGGATCGACTACAAGCGGTCCAACGAGATCGACCCGGTCCGCCTGCGCCCGACCCCGCACGAGTTCCAGATGTACTTCGACTGCTGA
- the lipA gene encoding lipoyl synthase translates to MTIVAPEGRRLLRVEARNAETPIERKPEWIKVKAKMGPEFTQLHSLVKREGLHTVCQEAGCPNIYECWEDREATFLIGGDQCTRRCDFCQIDTGKPAEFDADEPRRVGESVATMGLKYATVTGVARDDLPDGGAWLYAETVRQIHNLVPGCGVELLIPDFNAVPEQLAEVFAAAPEVLAHNVETVPRIFKRIRPAFRYERSLEVITKARAAGLVTKSNLILGLGEERAEVSQALRDLHAAGCELITITQYLRPTPRHHPVERWVKPEEFVELSAEATEIGFAGVMSGPLVRSSYRAGRLYRQALAARTAA, encoded by the coding sequence ATGACCATCGTCGCTCCTGAGGGCCGCCGCCTGCTGCGCGTAGAGGCCCGCAACGCCGAGACGCCGATCGAGCGCAAGCCCGAGTGGATCAAGGTTAAAGCGAAGATGGGCCCGGAGTTCACCCAGCTGCACTCGCTGGTGAAGCGGGAGGGCCTGCACACGGTCTGCCAGGAAGCGGGCTGCCCGAACATCTATGAGTGCTGGGAGGACCGCGAGGCCACCTTCCTCATCGGCGGCGACCAGTGCACCCGTCGCTGCGACTTCTGCCAGATCGACACCGGTAAGCCCGCCGAGTTCGACGCCGACGAGCCCCGCCGGGTCGGCGAGTCCGTGGCGACCATGGGCCTGAAGTACGCCACCGTGACCGGGGTGGCCCGCGACGACCTGCCCGACGGCGGCGCCTGGCTGTACGCCGAGACCGTGCGCCAGATCCACAACCTGGTCCCGGGCTGCGGCGTCGAGCTGCTCATCCCCGACTTCAACGCCGTCCCCGAGCAGCTGGCCGAGGTGTTCGCGGCCGCGCCCGAGGTGCTGGCGCACAACGTGGAGACCGTGCCGCGCATCTTCAAGCGCATCCGGCCCGCGTTCCGGTACGAGCGCTCCCTCGAAGTGATCACCAAGGCCCGCGCGGCCGGACTGGTCACCAAGTCCAACCTGATCCTGGGCCTGGGCGAGGAGCGCGCAGAGGTGTCGCAGGCGCTGCGCGACCTGCACGCGGCCGGCTGCGAGCTGATCACCATCACGCAGTACCTGCGCCCGACCCCGCGCCACCACCCGGTCGAGCGGTGGGTCAAGCCGGAGGAGTTCGTCGAGCTGAGCGCCGAGGCGACCGAGATCGGCTTCGCCGGGGTGATGAGCGGTCCGCTCGTTCGCTCGTCGTACCGGGCCGGACGCCTGTACCGTCAGGCCCTGGCAGCCCGTACCGCCGCCTGA